From Solanum lycopersicum chromosome 8, SLM_r2.1, the proteins below share one genomic window:
- the LOC138337855 gene encoding uncharacterized protein has translation MASRLRDFTRINPPTFYGSKVEKDPQKFIDEVYKILYAMRLTTSDKDELGTYQLKNAAQTWYVQWRDNRPLRGGPVTWEIFKKAFIYRFFPIEHRETKLEEFINLRQGGMSVLDYSLKFTKLSKCAPSLVSDPRDQKSHFVTGVFDDLKEECRSSMLHDNMNISCLMVHAQQVEEIRTNRKSRDAQRANSFDGGYSKFSHGALTVPHVCNSGALLILPGEQETSPVVVTGMLKVFSIVLYALLDPGATLSVVTPLVAKKFDILLDILNESFMVTNQELNLRQRRWLELLKDHDMSVLYHFCKATIVADALSRLSMGSVSHVEEFKRNLVKVIHRLARLGVRIENSPNDGMVVHHNYESSLVVEVMCKQHLDPLLMEFNESVLGSLRKLMETVTEVFCLDGLKRDVAQFVAKCPNFQQVKVEHQKPSGLLQEIQILL, from the exons ATGGCCTCCCGTttgagggatttcactaggattaatccccctactttctatgggtccaaagTTGAGAAAGACCCCCaaaagttcattgatgaagtctaCAAGATTCTCTATGCAATGAGGTTGACTACTAGTGACAAAGACGAGTTAGGAACTTATCAACTCAAAAATGCAGCCCAAACTTGGTATgtccaatggagggataataggcctTTAAGGGGTGGACCGGTGACatgggagatcttcaagaaggcttttATTTATCGGTTCTTTCCTATAGAACACAGGGAAACCAAACTAGAAGAAtttatcaaccttcgtcaaggaggtatgagtgtacttgactactctttgaaatttactaaattgtcAAAGTGTGCTCCTTCCTTGGTTTCCGATCCTAGAGATCAAAAGAGCCACTTTGTGACAGGAGTGTTTGATGACTTGAAAGAAGAATGTCGTTCGTCTATgttacatgataatatgaatatttcttgtctcatggttcatgctcaacaagttgaAGAGATAAGGACCAATAGAAAGAGCAGAGATGCTCAAAGGGCAAACTCTTTTGATGGTGGTTATTCAAAG TTTTCACATGGAGCACTAACAGTCCCTCATGTTTGCAATAGTGGTGCACTTTTGATCCTCCC aggtgagcaagagacttctcccgttgtggtgaccggtatgttgaaagtcttttcTATTGTtctatatgctttacttgatcccggTGCTACCTTGTCAGttgttactcctctagtagctaaaaagtttgacattttgctCGATATCTTGAATGAATCTTTTATGGTGACTAACCAG gagttgaatctccggcAGCGGAGATGgctagaattgttgaaagaccatgacatgagtgttctctaccacttCTGCAAGGCTACTATAgtagcggatgctctaagtcgatTGTCCATGGGAAGTGTGTCCCATGTGGAAGAATTCAAGAGAAATCTAGTGAAAGTTattcataggttggctcgttTAGGGGTTCGAATAGAAAATTCTCCAAATGATGGTATGGTGGTACATCATAACTACGAgtcatctttggtggttgaggtgatgtgtaagcaacaccttgatccaCTACTAATGGAGTTTAATGAATCGGTTCTTG gatccttgaggaagctcatggaGACTGTTACAGAAGTATTTTGCTTGGATGGCCTAAAAAGGGATGTTGCACAATTTGTCGCAAAGTGTCCCAATTTCCAACAAGTGAAGGTCGAGCACCAAAAGCCGAGTGgtttactacaagaaatccaaatcctactttga